A stretch of Rhinopithecus roxellana isolate Shanxi Qingling chromosome 12, ASM756505v1, whole genome shotgun sequence DNA encodes these proteins:
- the HECTD3 gene encoding E3 ubiquitin-protein ligase HECTD3 isoform X2: protein MKKGTIIKKLLLTVDTTDDNFMPKRVVVYGGEGDNLKKLSDVSIDETLIGDVCVLEDMTIHLPIIEIRIVECRDDGIDVRLRGVKIKSSRQRELGLNADLFQPTSLVRYPRLEGTDPEVLYRRAVLLQRFIKILDSVLHHLVPAWDHTLGTFSEIKQVKQFLLLSRQRPGLVAQCLRDSESSKPSFMPRLYINRRLAMEHRACPSRDPACKNAVFTQVYEGLKPSDKYEKPLDYRWPMRYDQWWECKFIAEGIIDQGGGFRDSLADMSEELCPSSADTPVPLPFFVRTANQGNGTGEARDMYVPNPSCRDFAKYEWIGQLMGAALRGKEFLVLALPGFVWKQLSGEEVSWSKDFPAVDSVLVKLLEVMEGMDKETFEFKFGKELTFTTVLSDQQMVELIPGGAGIIVGYGDRSRFIQLVQKARLEESKEQVAAMQAGLLKVVPQAVLDLLTWQELEKKVCGDPEVTVDALRKLTRFEDFEPSDSRVQYFWEALNNFTNEDRSRFLRFVTGRSRLPARIYIYPDKLGYETTDALPESSTCSSTLFLPHYASAKVCEEKLRYAAYNCVAIDTDMSPWEE from the exons ATGAAGAAGGGCACCATTATCAA GAAGCTGCTACTCACAGTGGATACCACAGATGACAACTTTATGCCAAAGCGGGTGGTGGTCTATGGGGGCGAAGGGGACAACCTGAAGAAGCTGAGTGACGTGAGCATTGACGA GACCCTGATTGGGGATGTCTGTGTCCTGGAGGACATGACCATCCACCTCCCGATCATCGAGATCCGCATCGTGGAGTGCCGAG ATGATGGGATTGATGTTCGTCTCCGAGGGGTCAAGATCAAGTCCTCTAGACAGCGGGAACTAGGGTTGAATGCAGACCTGTTCCAGCCGACTAGTCTGGTGCGATATCCACGCCTGGAAGGCACCGACCCTGAAGTACTATACCGCAGAGCTGTCCTCCTGCAGAG ATTCATCAAGATCCTCGATAGTGTCTTGCACCACCTGGTACCTGCCTGGGACCACACACTGGGCACCTTCAGTGAGATTAAG CAAGTGAAGCAGTTCCTACTGCTGTCCCGCCAGCggcctggcctggtggctcagTGCCTGCGTGACTCGGAGAGCAGCAAGCCCAGCTTCATGCCACGGCTGTACATCAACCGCCGCCTTGCCATGGAACACCGTGCCTGCCCCTCTCGAGACCCTGCCTGCAAGAATGCAGTCTTCACCCAG GTATATGAAGGCCTCAAGCCCTCTGACAAATACGAAAAGCCTCTGGACTACAG GTGGCCCATGCGCTATGACCagtggtgggagtgtaaattcattGCAGAAGGCATCATTGACCAAG GTGGTGGTTTCCGGGACAGCCTGGCAGATATGTCAGAAGAGCTGTGCCCTAGCTCAGCGGATACCCCCGTGCCTCTGCCCTTCTTTGTACGCACAGCCAACCAG GGCAATGGCACTGGTGAGGCCCGGGACATGTATGTGCCCAACCCCTCTTGCCGAGACTTTGCCAAGTATGAATGGATTGGACAGCTGATGGGGGCTGCCCTTCGGGGTAAGGAGTTCCTG GTCCTGGCCCTGCCTGGTTTTGTGTGGAAGCAGCTTTCTGGCGAGGAGGTGAGCTGGAGCAAGGACTTCCCAGCTGTGGACTCTGTGCTG GTGAAGCTCCTGGAAGTGATGGAAGGAATGGACAAGGAGACGTTTGAGTTCAAGTTTGGGAAGGAACTAACATTCACCACTGTACTGAGTGACCAGCAGATGGTGGAGCTGATCCCTGGGGGCGCAGGCATCATCGTGGGATATGGGGACCGTTCTCGTTTCATCCAGCTGGTCCAGAAGGCACGGCTAGAGGAGAGCAAGGAGCAG GTGGCAGCTATGCAGGCAGGTCTGCTGAAGGTGGTGCCACAGGCTGTGCTGGACTTGCTGACCTGGCAAGAGTTGGAGAAGAAAGTGTGTGGGGATCCAGAGGTCACTGTGGATGCTCTGCGCAAGCTCA CCCGGTTTGAGGACTTCGAGCCATCTGACTCGCGGGTGCAGTATTTCTGGGAGGCACTGAACAACTTCACCAACG AGGACCGGAGTCGCTTCCTACGCTTTGTCACAGGCCGCAGCCGCCTGCCAGCACGGATCTACATCTACCCAGACAAGCTGGG CTACGAGACCACAGACGCGCTGCCCGAGTCTTCCACCTGCTCCAGCACCCTCTTCCTGCCACACTATGCCAG TGCTAAGGTATGCGAGGAGAAGCTCCGCTATGCAGCCTACAACTGTGTGGCCATCGACACCGACATGAGCCCTTGGGAGGAGTGA
- the UROD gene encoding uroporphyrinogen decarboxylase isoform X3, which produces MRQAGRYLPEFRETRAAQDFFSTCRSPEACCELTLQPLRRFPLDAAIIFSDILVVPQALGMEVTMVPGKGPSFPEPLREEQDLERLRDPAVVASELGYVFQAITLTRQRLAGRVPLIGFAGAPWTLMTYMVEGGGSSTMAQAKRWLYQRPQASHQLLRILTDALVPYLVGQVAAGAQALQLFESHAGHLGPQLFNKFALPYIRDVAKRVKARLREAGLAPVPMIIFAKDGHFALEELSQAGYEVVGLDWTVAPKKARECVGKTVTLQGNLDPCALYASEEEIGQLVKQMLDDFGPQRYIANLGHGLYPDMDPEHVGAFVDAVHKHSRLLRQN; this is translated from the exons ATGCGCCAGGCCGGCCGTTACTTACCAG AGTTTAGGGAAACCCGGGCTGCCCAGGACTTTTTCAGCACGTGTCGCTCTCCTGAGGCCTGCTGTGAACTGACTCTGCAG CCACTGCGTCGCTTCCCTCTGGATGCTGCCATCATTTTCTCCGACATCCTTGTTGTACCCCAG GCACTGGGCATGGAGGTGACCATGGTACCTGGCAAAGGACCCAGCTTCCCAGAGCCACTAAGAGAAGAACAGGACCTAGAACGCCTACGGGATCCAGCAGTGGTAGCCTCTGAGCTAGGCTATGTGTTCCAAGCCATCACCCTTACCCGACAACGACTGGCTGGACGTGTGCCGCTGATTGGCTTTGCTGGTGCCCCA TGGACCCTGATGACATACATGGTTGAGGGTGGTGGCTCAAGCACCATGGCTCAGGCCAAGCGCTGGCTCTATCAGAGACCTCAGGCTAGTCACCAGCTGCTTCGCATCCTCACTGATGCTCTGGTCCCATATCTGGTAGGACAAGTGGCAGCTGGTGCCCAG GCATTGCAGCTGTTTGAGTCCCATGCAGGGCATCTCGGCCCACAGCTCTTCAACAAGTTTGCACTGCCCTACATCCGTGATGTGGCCAAGCGAGTGAAGGCCAGGTTGCGGGAGGCAGGCCTGGCACCAGTGCCCATG ATCATCTTTGCTAAGGATGGGCATTTTGCCCTGGAGGAGCTGTCCCAAGCTGGCTATGAGGTGGTTGGGCTTGACTGGACAGTGGCCCCAAAGAAAGCCCG GGAGTGTGTGGGGAAGACGGTGACATTGCAGGGGAACCTGGACCCCTGTGCCCTGTATGCATCTGAG GAGGAGATTGGGCAGCTGGTGAAGCAGATGCTGGATGACTTTGGGCCACAGCGCTACATTGCCAACCTGGGCCATGGGCTTTATCCTGACATGGACCCAGAACATGTGGGTGCCTTTGTGGATGCTGTGCATAAACACTCACGTCTGCTTCGACAGAACTGA
- the UROD gene encoding uroporphyrinogen decarboxylase isoform X2 — MEANGLGPQGFPELKNDTFLRAAWGEETDYTPVWCMRQAGRYLPEFRETRAAQDFFSTCRSPEACCELTLQALGMEVTMVPGKGPSFPEPLREEQDLERLRDPAVVASELGYVFQAITLTRQRLAGRVPLIGFAGAPWTLMTYMVEGGGSSTMAQAKRWLYQRPQASHQLLRILTDALVPYLVGQVAAGAQALQLFESHAGHLGPQLFNKFALPYIRDVAKRVKARLREAGLAPVPMIIFAKDGHFALEELSQAGYEVVGLDWTVAPKKARECVGKTVTLQGNLDPCALYASEEEIGQLVKQMLDDFGPQRYIANLGHGLYPDMDPEHVGAFVDAVHKHSRLLRQN, encoded by the exons ATGGAAGCGAACGGGTTGGG ACCTCAGGGTTTTCCGGAGCTGAAGAATGACACATTCCTGCGAGCAGCCTGGGGAGAGGAAACAGACTACACTCCCGTTTGGTGCATGCGCCAGGCCGGCCGTTACTTACCAG AGTTTAGGGAAACCCGGGCTGCCCAGGACTTTTTCAGCACGTGTCGCTCTCCTGAGGCCTGCTGTGAACTGACTCTGCAG GCACTGGGCATGGAGGTGACCATGGTACCTGGCAAAGGACCCAGCTTCCCAGAGCCACTAAGAGAAGAACAGGACCTAGAACGCCTACGGGATCCAGCAGTGGTAGCCTCTGAGCTAGGCTATGTGTTCCAAGCCATCACCCTTACCCGACAACGACTGGCTGGACGTGTGCCGCTGATTGGCTTTGCTGGTGCCCCA TGGACCCTGATGACATACATGGTTGAGGGTGGTGGCTCAAGCACCATGGCTCAGGCCAAGCGCTGGCTCTATCAGAGACCTCAGGCTAGTCACCAGCTGCTTCGCATCCTCACTGATGCTCTGGTCCCATATCTGGTAGGACAAGTGGCAGCTGGTGCCCAG GCATTGCAGCTGTTTGAGTCCCATGCAGGGCATCTCGGCCCACAGCTCTTCAACAAGTTTGCACTGCCCTACATCCGTGATGTGGCCAAGCGAGTGAAGGCCAGGTTGCGGGAGGCAGGCCTGGCACCAGTGCCCATG ATCATCTTTGCTAAGGATGGGCATTTTGCCCTGGAGGAGCTGTCCCAAGCTGGCTATGAGGTGGTTGGGCTTGACTGGACAGTGGCCCCAAAGAAAGCCCG GGAGTGTGTGGGGAAGACGGTGACATTGCAGGGGAACCTGGACCCCTGTGCCCTGTATGCATCTGAG GAGGAGATTGGGCAGCTGGTGAAGCAGATGCTGGATGACTTTGGGCCACAGCGCTACATTGCCAACCTGGGCCATGGGCTTTATCCTGACATGGACCCAGAACATGTGGGTGCCTTTGTGGATGCTGTGCATAAACACTCACGTCTGCTTCGACAGAACTGA
- the HECTD3 gene encoding E3 ubiquitin-protein ligase HECTD3 isoform X1, which translates to MVECRSTQCNTVSVGALSPEHTAKAGQRRGRAWWEAPSAVAPAVPRVRSPVGAHLRHLAMAGPGPGAVLESPRQLLGRVRFLAEAARSLRAGRPLPAALAFVPREVLYKLYKDPAGPSRVLLPVWEAEGLGLRVGAAGPAPGTGSGPLRAARDSIELRRGACVRTTGEELCNGHGLWVKLTKEQLAEHLGDCGLQEGWLLVCRPAEGGARLVPIDTPNHLQRQQQLFGVDYRPVLRWEQVVDLTYSHRLGSRPQPAEAYAEAVQRLLYVPPTWTYECDEDLIHFLYDHLGKEDENLGSVKQYVESIDVSSYTEEFNVSCLTDSNADTYWESDGSQCQHWVRLTMKKGTIIKKLLLTVDTTDDNFMPKRVVVYGGEGDNLKKLSDVSIDETLIGDVCVLEDMTIHLPIIEIRIVECRDDGIDVRLRGVKIKSSRQRELGLNADLFQPTSLVRYPRLEGTDPEVLYRRAVLLQRFIKILDSVLHHLVPAWDHTLGTFSEIKQVKQFLLLSRQRPGLVAQCLRDSESSKPSFMPRLYINRRLAMEHRACPSRDPACKNAVFTQVYEGLKPSDKYEKPLDYRWPMRYDQWWECKFIAEGIIDQGGGFRDSLADMSEELCPSSADTPVPLPFFVRTANQGNGTGEARDMYVPNPSCRDFAKYEWIGQLMGAALRGKEFLVLALPGFVWKQLSGEEVSWSKDFPAVDSVLVKLLEVMEGMDKETFEFKFGKELTFTTVLSDQQMVELIPGGAGIIVGYGDRSRFIQLVQKARLEESKEQVAAMQAGLLKVVPQAVLDLLTWQELEKKVCGDPEVTVDALRKLTRFEDFEPSDSRVQYFWEALNNFTNEDRSRFLRFVTGRSRLPARIYIYPDKLGYETTDALPESSTCSSTLFLPHYASAKVCEEKLRYAAYNCVAIDTDMSPWEE; encoded by the exons ATGGTTGAGTGTAGGAGTACACAGTGCAATACGGTGAGTGTGGGGGCGCTTAGTCCAGAACATACGGCGAAGGCTGGCCAAAGGCGGGGCAGGGCGTGGTGGGAAGCTCCGTCCGCGGTCGCGCCAGCTGTTCCCCGGGTACGGTCGCCCGTAGGCGCTCACCTCCGCCACTTAGCCATGGCGGGTCCTGGCCCGGGCGCGGTGCTGGAGTCCCCGCGGCAGCTGCTGGGCCGCGTGCGCTTCTTGGCGGAGGCAGCGCGGAGCCTCCGCGCTGGGCGGCCGCTGCCGGCAGCGCTGGCTTTCGTGCCGCGAGAGGTGCTCTACAAGCTTTACAAGGACCCGGCGGGGCCGTCGCGCGTGCTCCTGCCcgtgtgggaggcagagggcttGGGGTTGCGTGTGGGCGCCGCAGGCCCAGCCCCCGGTACCGGCTCCGGGCCCCTCCGCGCCGCCCGCGACAGCATCGAGCTCCGGCGCGGCGCCTGCGTGCGCACCACGGGCGAGGAGCTGTGCAACGGCCACGGGCTCTGGGTGAAGCTGACAAAG GAGCAGCTGGCAGAGCACCTGGGCGACTGCGGGCTGCAGGAAGGCTGGCTGCTGGTGTGCCGCCCGGCAGAGGGCGGAGCCCGCCTGGTACCCATCGACACTCCCAACCATCTCCAGCGGCAGCAGCAGCTCTTTGGCGTGGATTATCGGCCGGTGCTCAG GTGGGAACAGGTGGTGGACCTGACATACTCACATCGCCTGGGATCGAGACCTCAGCCGGCAGAGGCATACGCAGAAGCTGTACAAAGGCtact CTATGTACCCCCGACATGGACCTACGAATGCGACGAGGACCTGATCCACTTCTTGTATGACCACCTGGGCAAGGAGGATGAGAACCTGGGTAGCGTGAAGCAGTATGTGGAGAGCATAGACGTTTCCTCCTACACG gaGGAGTTCAATGTATCCTGCCTGACAGACAGCAATGCTGATACCTACTGGGAGAGCGATGGGTCCCAGTGCCAGCACTGGGTACGGCTTACCATGAAGAAGGGCACCATTATCAA GAAGCTGCTACTCACAGTGGATACCACAGATGACAACTTTATGCCAAAGCGGGTGGTGGTCTATGGGGGCGAAGGGGACAACCTGAAGAAGCTGAGTGACGTGAGCATTGACGA GACCCTGATTGGGGATGTCTGTGTCCTGGAGGACATGACCATCCACCTCCCGATCATCGAGATCCGCATCGTGGAGTGCCGAG ATGATGGGATTGATGTTCGTCTCCGAGGGGTCAAGATCAAGTCCTCTAGACAGCGGGAACTAGGGTTGAATGCAGACCTGTTCCAGCCGACTAGTCTGGTGCGATATCCACGCCTGGAAGGCACCGACCCTGAAGTACTATACCGCAGAGCTGTCCTCCTGCAGAG ATTCATCAAGATCCTCGATAGTGTCTTGCACCACCTGGTACCTGCCTGGGACCACACACTGGGCACCTTCAGTGAGATTAAG CAAGTGAAGCAGTTCCTACTGCTGTCCCGCCAGCggcctggcctggtggctcagTGCCTGCGTGACTCGGAGAGCAGCAAGCCCAGCTTCATGCCACGGCTGTACATCAACCGCCGCCTTGCCATGGAACACCGTGCCTGCCCCTCTCGAGACCCTGCCTGCAAGAATGCAGTCTTCACCCAG GTATATGAAGGCCTCAAGCCCTCTGACAAATACGAAAAGCCTCTGGACTACAG GTGGCCCATGCGCTATGACCagtggtgggagtgtaaattcattGCAGAAGGCATCATTGACCAAG GTGGTGGTTTCCGGGACAGCCTGGCAGATATGTCAGAAGAGCTGTGCCCTAGCTCAGCGGATACCCCCGTGCCTCTGCCCTTCTTTGTACGCACAGCCAACCAG GGCAATGGCACTGGTGAGGCCCGGGACATGTATGTGCCCAACCCCTCTTGCCGAGACTTTGCCAAGTATGAATGGATTGGACAGCTGATGGGGGCTGCCCTTCGGGGTAAGGAGTTCCTG GTCCTGGCCCTGCCTGGTTTTGTGTGGAAGCAGCTTTCTGGCGAGGAGGTGAGCTGGAGCAAGGACTTCCCAGCTGTGGACTCTGTGCTG GTGAAGCTCCTGGAAGTGATGGAAGGAATGGACAAGGAGACGTTTGAGTTCAAGTTTGGGAAGGAACTAACATTCACCACTGTACTGAGTGACCAGCAGATGGTGGAGCTGATCCCTGGGGGCGCAGGCATCATCGTGGGATATGGGGACCGTTCTCGTTTCATCCAGCTGGTCCAGAAGGCACGGCTAGAGGAGAGCAAGGAGCAG GTGGCAGCTATGCAGGCAGGTCTGCTGAAGGTGGTGCCACAGGCTGTGCTGGACTTGCTGACCTGGCAAGAGTTGGAGAAGAAAGTGTGTGGGGATCCAGAGGTCACTGTGGATGCTCTGCGCAAGCTCA CCCGGTTTGAGGACTTCGAGCCATCTGACTCGCGGGTGCAGTATTTCTGGGAGGCACTGAACAACTTCACCAACG AGGACCGGAGTCGCTTCCTACGCTTTGTCACAGGCCGCAGCCGCCTGCCAGCACGGATCTACATCTACCCAGACAAGCTGGG CTACGAGACCACAGACGCGCTGCCCGAGTCTTCCACCTGCTCCAGCACCCTCTTCCTGCCACACTATGCCAG TGCTAAGGTATGCGAGGAGAAGCTCCGCTATGCAGCCTACAACTGTGTGGCCATCGACACCGACATGAGCCCTTGGGAGGAGTGA
- the UROD gene encoding uroporphyrinogen decarboxylase isoform X1, whose translation MEANGLGPQGFPELKNDTFLRAAWGEETDYTPVWCMRQAGRYLPEFRETRAAQDFFSTCRSPEACCELTLQPLRRFPLDAAIIFSDILVVPQALGMEVTMVPGKGPSFPEPLREEQDLERLRDPAVVASELGYVFQAITLTRQRLAGRVPLIGFAGAPWTLMTYMVEGGGSSTMAQAKRWLYQRPQASHQLLRILTDALVPYLVGQVAAGAQALQLFESHAGHLGPQLFNKFALPYIRDVAKRVKARLREAGLAPVPMIIFAKDGHFALEELSQAGYEVVGLDWTVAPKKARECVGKTVTLQGNLDPCALYASEEEIGQLVKQMLDDFGPQRYIANLGHGLYPDMDPEHVGAFVDAVHKHSRLLRQN comes from the exons ATGGAAGCGAACGGGTTGGG ACCTCAGGGTTTTCCGGAGCTGAAGAATGACACATTCCTGCGAGCAGCCTGGGGAGAGGAAACAGACTACACTCCCGTTTGGTGCATGCGCCAGGCCGGCCGTTACTTACCAG AGTTTAGGGAAACCCGGGCTGCCCAGGACTTTTTCAGCACGTGTCGCTCTCCTGAGGCCTGCTGTGAACTGACTCTGCAG CCACTGCGTCGCTTCCCTCTGGATGCTGCCATCATTTTCTCCGACATCCTTGTTGTACCCCAG GCACTGGGCATGGAGGTGACCATGGTACCTGGCAAAGGACCCAGCTTCCCAGAGCCACTAAGAGAAGAACAGGACCTAGAACGCCTACGGGATCCAGCAGTGGTAGCCTCTGAGCTAGGCTATGTGTTCCAAGCCATCACCCTTACCCGACAACGACTGGCTGGACGTGTGCCGCTGATTGGCTTTGCTGGTGCCCCA TGGACCCTGATGACATACATGGTTGAGGGTGGTGGCTCAAGCACCATGGCTCAGGCCAAGCGCTGGCTCTATCAGAGACCTCAGGCTAGTCACCAGCTGCTTCGCATCCTCACTGATGCTCTGGTCCCATATCTGGTAGGACAAGTGGCAGCTGGTGCCCAG GCATTGCAGCTGTTTGAGTCCCATGCAGGGCATCTCGGCCCACAGCTCTTCAACAAGTTTGCACTGCCCTACATCCGTGATGTGGCCAAGCGAGTGAAGGCCAGGTTGCGGGAGGCAGGCCTGGCACCAGTGCCCATG ATCATCTTTGCTAAGGATGGGCATTTTGCCCTGGAGGAGCTGTCCCAAGCTGGCTATGAGGTGGTTGGGCTTGACTGGACAGTGGCCCCAAAGAAAGCCCG GGAGTGTGTGGGGAAGACGGTGACATTGCAGGGGAACCTGGACCCCTGTGCCCTGTATGCATCTGAG GAGGAGATTGGGCAGCTGGTGAAGCAGATGCTGGATGACTTTGGGCCACAGCGCTACATTGCCAACCTGGGCCATGGGCTTTATCCTGACATGGACCCAGAACATGTGGGTGCCTTTGTGGATGCTGTGCATAAACACTCACGTCTGCTTCGACAGAACTGA
- the UROD gene encoding uroporphyrinogen decarboxylase isoform X4 produces the protein MLPSFSPTSLLYPRCFLPLQALGMEVTMVPGKGPSFPEPLREEQDLERLRDPAVVASELGYVFQAITLTRQRLAGRVPLIGFAGAPWTLMTYMVEGGGSSTMAQAKRWLYQRPQASHQLLRILTDALVPYLVGQVAAGAQALQLFESHAGHLGPQLFNKFALPYIRDVAKRVKARLREAGLAPVPMIIFAKDGHFALEELSQAGYEVVGLDWTVAPKKARECVGKTVTLQGNLDPCALYASEEEIGQLVKQMLDDFGPQRYIANLGHGLYPDMDPEHVGAFVDAVHKHSRLLRQN, from the exons ATGCTGCCATCATTTTCTCCGACATCCTTGTTGTACCCCAG ATGTTTTCTCCCCCTCCAGGCACTGGGCATGGAGGTGACCATGGTACCTGGCAAAGGACCCAGCTTCCCAGAGCCACTAAGAGAAGAACAGGACCTAGAACGCCTACGGGATCCAGCAGTGGTAGCCTCTGAGCTAGGCTATGTGTTCCAAGCCATCACCCTTACCCGACAACGACTGGCTGGACGTGTGCCGCTGATTGGCTTTGCTGGTGCCCCA TGGACCCTGATGACATACATGGTTGAGGGTGGTGGCTCAAGCACCATGGCTCAGGCCAAGCGCTGGCTCTATCAGAGACCTCAGGCTAGTCACCAGCTGCTTCGCATCCTCACTGATGCTCTGGTCCCATATCTGGTAGGACAAGTGGCAGCTGGTGCCCAG GCATTGCAGCTGTTTGAGTCCCATGCAGGGCATCTCGGCCCACAGCTCTTCAACAAGTTTGCACTGCCCTACATCCGTGATGTGGCCAAGCGAGTGAAGGCCAGGTTGCGGGAGGCAGGCCTGGCACCAGTGCCCATG ATCATCTTTGCTAAGGATGGGCATTTTGCCCTGGAGGAGCTGTCCCAAGCTGGCTATGAGGTGGTTGGGCTTGACTGGACAGTGGCCCCAAAGAAAGCCCG GGAGTGTGTGGGGAAGACGGTGACATTGCAGGGGAACCTGGACCCCTGTGCCCTGTATGCATCTGAG GAGGAGATTGGGCAGCTGGTGAAGCAGATGCTGGATGACTTTGGGCCACAGCGCTACATTGCCAACCTGGGCCATGGGCTTTATCCTGACATGGACCCAGAACATGTGGGTGCCTTTGTGGATGCTGTGCATAAACACTCACGTCTGCTTCGACAGAACTGA